Proteins encoded by one window of Chryseobacterium sp. POL2:
- a CDS encoding type II toxin-antitoxin system RelE/ParE family toxin produces the protein MAKRKIIWTKSAKFERKEILIYWINRTKSKTYSKKLNKLFSEAVNLLSEHPKIGRTTNDGETRINIVRDYLIFYEFTEKELIVQSIWDARRDENDTEFDYT, from the coding sequence ATGGCTAAACGAAAAATAATTTGGACCAAATCTGCAAAATTTGAACGAAAAGAAATTTTGATTTATTGGATTAATAGAACAAAATCTAAAACCTATAGCAAAAAACTTAACAAATTATTTAGTGAAGCCGTAAATCTTTTATCTGAACATCCGAAAATCGGAAGAACCACAAATGATGGGGAAACTCGAATAAATATTGTTCGAGACTATTTAATTTTCTATGAATTTACAGAAAAAGAACTAATTGTTCAATCAATTTGGGACGCAAGACGAGATGAAAATGACACCGAATTTGATTACACCTAA
- a CDS encoding helix-turn-helix transcriptional regulator, translated as MAKLEQIQRLLYIAELLKSKPNGITFEETKDFLEKKFEEKGFELKFSEKTFKRDRNLIAEILGLESKYKKDSGTFALNHEELEEDSEGTLEDVLLIEAYRKSKRNSKIILFEKREPRGLYHFSDFIDALKRHRIVSFEYQKFYENQPEKRVVVPYALKESQNRWYLLATDYSVENKKSVGDFLSNNEKPKIKSFGLDRISNVEVHYTRQLRFDDILEDSFKYSFGVSSTLDEIPQEIILSFTPHQGQYIKSLPLHHSQEIVTDNEKELRIKVKLCPTFDFTQEILSHGQNVTVISPESFRKHITNTIREMSENYK; from the coding sequence ATGGCTAAACTAGAACAAATCCAACGTTTATTGTATATCGCAGAATTGCTAAAAAGTAAACCTAACGGAATTACGTTTGAAGAAACCAAAGACTTTCTTGAAAAAAAGTTTGAAGAAAAAGGATTTGAGCTTAAATTCAGTGAGAAAACTTTTAAGCGAGACCGTAATCTCATTGCCGAAATTTTGGGCTTAGAAAGCAAATACAAAAAGGACTCAGGAACTTTTGCATTAAACCATGAAGAATTGGAAGAAGATTCAGAAGGTACTTTAGAAGATGTTTTGCTAATCGAAGCTTATCGAAAATCAAAGAGAAATTCTAAAATTATTCTATTTGAAAAAAGAGAACCCAGAGGTTTATACCATTTTTCTGATTTTATTGATGCTCTTAAAAGACACAGAATAGTTTCCTTTGAATACCAAAAATTCTATGAAAATCAACCTGAAAAAAGAGTTGTAGTTCCTTACGCTTTGAAAGAATCTCAAAATCGCTGGTATCTTTTAGCTACTGATTACTCTGTTGAAAATAAAAAATCAGTTGGGGATTTCCTTTCCAACAATGAAAAACCAAAGATTAAAAGTTTTGGATTAGACCGCATTTCTAATGTGGAGGTTCATTACACAAGGCAACTTCGTTTTGATGATATTTTAGAGGATTCCTTCAAGTATTCTTTCGGAGTTTCATCAACATTAGATGAGATTCCGCAAGAAATCATTTTGTCTTTCACACCACATCAAGGACAATATATAAAATCTTTACCGCTTCATCATTCACAAGAAATAGTAACAGATAATGAAAAAGAATTACGAATAAAAGTGAAGCTGTGCCCAACTTTCGATTTCACGCAAGAAATTCTTTCTCACGGACAAAATGTTACGGTAATTTCTCCCGAATCTTTCCGAAAACACATTACAAATACTATCAGAGAAATGTCTGAAAATTATAAGTAA
- a CDS encoding type II toxin-antitoxin system RelE/ParE family toxin: protein MKIIWTDFAIENLKDIFDYYSNKANKKVAHKIRKQILTSTKQLINNPKSGQIELNLEKLNQKHRYIVCGNYKVIYKIVDTKIIINDIFDGRQNPIKMTDERRKSK from the coding sequence ATGAAAATTATTTGGACCGATTTTGCAATAGAAAATCTTAAAGATATTTTTGATTATTACTCAAATAAAGCAAATAAAAAAGTTGCTCATAAAATTCGGAAGCAAATTTTGACCTCGACAAAACAATTAATCAATAATCCTAAATCTGGCCAAATTGAATTAAATCTAGAAAAACTAAATCAAAAGCATAGATATATTGTTTGTGGAAATTATAAAGTCATTTACAAAATTGTGGATACTAAAATAATCATCAATGACATTTTTGATGGAAGACAAAATCCAATAAAAATGACTGATGAAAGAAGAAAATCAAAATAA
- a CDS encoding peptidase, with amino-acid sequence MAKLWKVTAKRDSGKVVKGMSVEIVISDRSGEPRPKEIVSAFQIKYNIEVNEGKCSSSYFVIEKK; translated from the coding sequence ATGGCAAAACTTTGGAAAGTCACCGCAAAAAGAGACAGCGGAAAAGTAGTGAAAGGAATGAGTGTGGAAATTGTAATTTCGGATAGAAGTGGAGAACCTAGACCTAAAGAAATTGTAAGTGCATTTCAAATAAAGTACAATATTGAAGTAAACGAAGGAAAATGTAGTTCCTCTTATTTTGTAATTGAAAAAAAATAG
- a CDS encoding DUF262 domain-containing protein, whose amino-acid sequence MKANETKVEDFLSSNKTQFVIPVYQRNYDWTTGQCKQLLDDILEVGTNKKMNAHFIGSIVYVHDDVYTASRIKELTIIDGQQRLTTLTLIYLALYQLAKDLKDDGLESEISETYLINKFAPEEEKLKLRPTENNDKALKYLLRGHSDEEYTDFSKLIDNFNYFKGRISEENYLVVLKGLSKLMFVEVSLDREKDDPQRIFESLNSTGLELTQADLIRNYILMGLNRRDQNKIYQNYWEVIEKLAKDESSNSSRVSDFIRDYLTLENNNIPNKGKVYLEFKAKYPTSSLEDLETNLGNIKSLVKHYNKLLNPKNETDKDIRKQLEYISKLEINVAYPFLMKVYDDYSKEIIDKSTFVKILELIQSFTWRRFILGLPTNALNKIFMNLYDKVETDNYLHSVQKSLLQRTGVQRFPRNAEVTDALRIKDVYNIKSKNRTYLLERLENFENREPVLIEGNPDITIEHIFPQNPDAKWKLDLGADEYNYIKENYLNTIGNLTLSGNNGKLGNKPFLDKRDLAEAGYKDSRLWLNKYLTILDKWDKAEIEIRYNLISERFLKIWEIPNITIDESSDNDEINIFEAEDPKGKKLEYAVFFDQKIEVNQVAKLYFEVFRQLFELQPETFFTTELAEKIGLTKNPTEGNPRQPVPINETYFIEGNIDNNGKFDRIKLALTLFDFEDELLIKYAEEKTTIA is encoded by the coding sequence ATGAAAGCAAACGAAACTAAAGTAGAAGACTTTTTATCATCAAATAAAACTCAATTTGTAATCCCAGTTTACCAAAGAAACTATGATTGGACAACAGGACAATGCAAACAACTTTTAGACGATATTCTTGAAGTAGGAACAAACAAAAAAATGAACGCTCACTTTATTGGGAGCATTGTCTATGTTCACGATGATGTTTATACAGCTTCACGAATAAAGGAATTAACAATTATTGATGGACAACAACGTCTTACAACACTTACTTTAATTTATTTAGCTTTATATCAACTCGCTAAAGATTTAAAAGATGACGGACTTGAAAGCGAAATAAGCGAAACATATCTTATAAACAAATTCGCACCAGAAGAGGAAAAATTAAAATTAAGACCAACGGAAAACAACGATAAAGCATTAAAATATCTGTTACGTGGGCATTCTGACGAAGAATATACCGATTTTTCAAAATTGATAGACAACTTCAATTATTTTAAGGGGAGAATTTCGGAAGAAAATTATCTCGTGGTTTTAAAAGGCTTGTCAAAACTTATGTTTGTTGAAGTTTCACTTGACAGAGAAAAAGACGACCCTCAAAGAATTTTTGAAAGTTTGAACTCAACAGGTTTGGAATTGACACAAGCGGATTTGATTAGAAACTATATTTTAATGGGACTCAATCGAAGAGACCAAAACAAAATCTATCAAAATTACTGGGAAGTAATTGAAAAACTTGCAAAAGATGAATCTTCTAATTCAAGTCGAGTTTCTGATTTTATAAGAGATTATTTAACACTTGAAAATAACAATATTCCCAATAAAGGAAAAGTGTATTTAGAGTTCAAAGCTAAATATCCAACTTCTTCACTCGAAGATTTAGAAACAAATCTCGGAAATATAAAATCGTTAGTAAAACATTACAACAAGCTACTAAACCCGAAAAATGAAACTGACAAAGACATCAGAAAACAATTAGAATATATCAGTAAGTTAGAAATTAATGTCGCTTATCCGTTTTTAATGAAAGTTTACGATGATTATTCTAAAGAAATCATTGACAAATCTACATTCGTCAAAATTTTAGAACTAATTCAATCGTTTACTTGGAGACGTTTTATTCTTGGTTTGCCAACAAATGCCTTGAATAAAATATTTATGAATCTTTACGACAAAGTTGAAACTGACAATTATTTACATTCAGTACAAAAATCACTTTTACAAAGAACTGGTGTACAAAGATTTCCAAGAAATGCAGAAGTTACTGATGCTTTAAGGATAAAAGATGTTTATAACATCAAATCTAAAAACAGAACTTATTTATTGGAAAGACTTGAAAATTTTGAAAATAGAGAACCTGTTTTAATTGAAGGAAACCCTGACATAACAATTGAACACATTTTTCCTCAAAATCCTGATGCTAAATGGAAATTAGATTTAGGAGCAGATGAATACAACTATATCAAAGAAAACTATCTTAATACTATTGGAAACCTAACATTATCAGGAAATAATGGAAAATTAGGTAACAAACCATTCCTTGACAAAAGAGATTTAGCCGAGGCAGGTTATAAAGATAGTCGATTATGGCTAAACAAATATCTTACAATTCTTGACAAGTGGGATAAAGCAGAAATTGAAATACGATATAATCTAATTTCTGAACGCTTTTTGAAAATTTGGGAAATTCCCAACATTACAATTGACGAAAGTTCAGATAATGATGAAATAAACATTTTTGAAGCAGAAGACCCAAAAGGGAAAAAGTTAGAATATGCTGTATTCTTTGACCAAAAAATTGAAGTAAATCAAGTTGCAAAACTATATTTTGAAGTTTTTAGACAACTTTTTGAACTACAACCTGAGACTTTTTTCACAACAGAACTTGCTGAAAAAATTGGCTTAACTAAAAATCCAACAGAAGGAAATCCAAGACAACCTGTGCCAATCAATGAAACTTATTTTATAGAAGGAAATATTGACAATAACGGAAAGTTTGACAGGATAAAACTTGCTCTTACTTTGTTTGATTTCGAAGACGAACTATTGATAAAATATGCTGAAGAAAAAACAACGATCGCCTAA
- a CDS encoding IS1182 family transposase — MQGKKSFTPQLFVSVNLLDLVPEDNFYRKMLSELNLDFIYKATQKYYGKEGQESIDPVVFFKILLVGYLNNINSDRQLIAFCSDSLSIRLFLGYDVHEQLPWHSTISRTRGLYGEEVFLNLFKEVLRMCVSKNMVRGKRQAVDSVFIKANASMDSLVEKEVLEDASAFVNELEENSEYKVTTTRKKLVERHHDWKAEAYKGMPANSNSRQIDENGNLIRPKYLSNHTHYSPTDSDARVSVKPGKARQLNYFGQIAVDDAHHVITGACSDFADKRDSQCLEQIVELTEENLKENGIELQELLADGGYSSGEALAYLHEKNINAYIPNFGQYKSEREGFTYHKEENYYQCTKPEGKQAKLLFKGEKMDSKGYTKRTYRSSETDCKNCPLREQCCGKSTKFKKLDDSIHKEHYDRMHQKLTQNEKYAKKMVRVRSKTVEPVIGTLINFTNMKRVNTRGIKNANKHVLMASLTYNLKKYMRFTIKKPSILAQVLSLKQGKNFAFSKRAFSVYKNSILSYSNSRILNYN; from the coding sequence ATGCAAGGAAAGAAGAGTTTTACACCACAATTATTTGTTTCGGTCAATTTATTAGACCTAGTTCCAGAGGATAATTTTTATAGAAAAATGTTATCCGAACTCAATTTAGATTTCATTTATAAAGCAACTCAAAAGTATTATGGTAAGGAAGGACAGGAGAGTATAGATCCTGTTGTTTTCTTTAAGATATTATTGGTGGGATATTTAAACAATATCAATTCAGATAGACAGTTGATAGCTTTTTGTAGTGATAGCTTGTCGATAAGATTGTTTTTAGGTTATGATGTACATGAGCAGCTTCCTTGGCACAGTACCATTAGCCGAACTCGCGGTTTGTATGGCGAAGAAGTCTTTTTAAACTTGTTTAAAGAAGTCTTGAGAATGTGCGTTTCTAAAAATATGGTTCGTGGTAAACGACAAGCGGTGGACAGCGTTTTCATCAAAGCTAATGCTTCTATGGATAGCTTGGTAGAGAAAGAAGTTTTAGAAGACGCCAGTGCTTTTGTAAACGAACTAGAAGAAAACAGCGAATACAAAGTAACTACCACCCGCAAGAAACTCGTTGAACGCCACCATGATTGGAAAGCAGAAGCGTATAAAGGAATGCCAGCAAATAGCAATAGTAGACAGATAGATGAAAACGGCAATCTCATCCGTCCCAAATACCTATCTAATCACACCCATTATTCTCCCACAGATAGCGATGCTAGAGTGAGTGTAAAACCCGGCAAAGCGCGACAATTAAATTATTTTGGACAAATCGCAGTTGACGATGCGCACCATGTCATTACAGGAGCGTGTTCAGATTTTGCGGATAAACGCGACAGTCAGTGTTTAGAACAAATTGTAGAACTCACAGAAGAAAACCTAAAGGAAAACGGAATAGAATTACAAGAACTTTTAGCCGATGGTGGTTACAGCAGTGGCGAAGCATTGGCGTATTTGCACGAAAAAAACATCAACGCCTACATCCCTAACTTCGGACAATACAAATCAGAGCGAGAAGGTTTTACTTACCACAAAGAAGAAAACTATTATCAATGCACAAAACCCGAAGGTAAGCAAGCTAAACTGCTTTTCAAAGGCGAAAAAATGGATAGTAAAGGCTACACCAAACGAACGTACCGAAGCAGTGAAACAGATTGCAAAAACTGTCCACTAAGAGAACAATGCTGTGGCAAAAGCACCAAGTTTAAAAAGCTAGACGACAGCATCCACAAAGAACATTACGACCGTATGCATCAAAAACTCACCCAAAACGAGAAATATGCCAAGAAAATGGTTAGAGTGCGAAGCAAAACGGTAGAACCCGTCATTGGAACGTTGATCAACTTTACCAACATGAAACGAGTCAACACTCGAGGCATCAAAAACGCAAACAAACATGTACTGATGGCAAGTTTAACCTACAACTTGAAGAAATACATGCGTTTTACCATTAAAAAACCAAGTATTTTAGCCCAAGTTCTATCTCTAAAACAAGGGAAGAACTTTGCTTTTTCAAAACGCGCCTTTTCAGTCTATAAAAACTCGATTTTAAGCTATTCAAATTCTAGAATTTTGAACTACAACTAA
- a CDS encoding lipocalin family protein, protein MKRKLFLGAITLFMLQACGEDRDEDNATQITIHQKIIGTWTIVKKESNGTNIPASSPCLNLGNFVFDYNNKLYENHNSVVNNNCIIDTDNYTYSIDENNKKITAKNAQNDVLIYSVSSLSENELILVNSVGNDVTKYTFSK, encoded by the coding sequence ATGAAAAGAAAATTATTTTTAGGAGCAATAACTTTGTTTATGCTTCAAGCTTGTGGAGAAGACCGAGATGAAGATAATGCTACACAAATTACTATTCATCAAAAAATAATAGGAACTTGGACAATTGTAAAAAAGGAAAGTAACGGAACTAATATTCCTGCATCTTCACCTTGTCTGAATCTTGGAAACTTTGTCTTCGATTATAATAATAAGTTATATGAAAATCATAATTCAGTTGTCAATAACAATTGTATAATAGATACTGATAATTACACTTATTCTATTGACGAAAACAATAAAAAAATAACCGCAAAAAACGCTCAAAATGATGTGCTAATTTATTCAGTTTCTAGTTTGTCTGAAAATGAATTGATTTTAGTAAATTCGGTGGGAAATGATGTTACAAAATATACATTCAGTAAATAA
- a CDS encoding DUF2947 family protein: MDIKIDSKEIIPFEDFDLGWRFSKSHNSDISDEELKQILPLSETESKRLNKVIDFYEIESNRILNYQQTDWFRSSQENDEKIENFRNNLAQKLSKFDEDLIISWNRKTTLKTNKTIFLKYWTDFLYPSSDDVTIISEKTNWILFFSHYEVSNLWIKNNNVVQHRLGKMRG; this comes from the coding sequence ATGGATATAAAAATTGATAGCAAAGAAATAATTCCGTTTGAAGATTTTGATTTAGGTTGGAGATTTTCAAAATCACATAATTCAGATATTTCTGACGAAGAATTAAAACAAATTCTACCGCTGTCTGAAACAGAATCTAAAAGACTGAATAAAGTAATTGATTTTTATGAAATCGAATCAAATAGGATTTTAAATTATCAACAAACTGATTGGTTCAGATCGAGTCAAGAAAACGATGAAAAAATTGAAAATTTCAGAAATAATTTAGCACAAAAATTATCAAAATTCGACGAAGATTTAATTATTTCTTGGAATAGAAAAACAACTTTAAAAACAAATAAAACAATCTTTCTAAAATATTGGACAGATTTTCTTTATCCATCATCTGACGATGTGACTATTATATCTGAAAAAACGAATTGGATATTATTCTTCTCACATTACGAAGTGTCTAATCTTTGGATAAAAAACAATAACGTCGTACAACATCGGCTTGGCAAAATGCGGGGTTAA
- a CDS encoding WG repeat-containing protein gives MKKIEPKDVTEVFTFYRDENNGKEPTEWEHVTIFDKQGYGIISVEGYSGVIDRNGNIIIPLEYDNLIDFAELESKIILANKGELWGFINWKNEIIIPFEYSYASVFQDGEAKVCKNGKYYIINQENHIIKEIDGLDKIL, from the coding sequence ATGAAAAAAATTGAGCCTAAAGACGTAACAGAAGTTTTTACTTTTTACCGAGACGAGAATAACGGAAAAGAGCCAACTGAATGGGAGCATGTAACAATTTTTGACAAGCAAGGTTACGGAATAATTTCTGTTGAAGGTTATTCAGGTGTAATTGATAGAAATGGTAACATAATAATTCCTTTAGAATATGATAATCTCATTGATTTTGCAGAGCTTGAAAGTAAAATAATTCTTGCAAACAAAGGAGAATTATGGGGATTTATCAATTGGAAAAATGAAATTATAATTCCATTTGAATATTCTTATGCTTCTGTCTTTCAAGATGGAGAAGCCAAGGTTTGTAAAAATGGAAAATACTACATAATAAATCAGGAAAATCATATCATCAAAGAAATTGATGGGTTAGATAAAATTTTATAA
- a CDS encoding IS1182 family transposase — MQGKKSFTPQLFVSVNLLDLVPEDNFYRKMLSELNLDFIYKATQKYYGKEGQESIDPVVFFKILLVGYLNNINSDRQLIAFCSDSLSIRLFLGYDVHEQLPWHSTISRTRGLYGEEVFLNLFKEVLRMCVSKNMVRGKRQAVDSVFIKANASMDSLVEKEVLEDASAFVNELEENSEYKVTTTRKKLVERHHDWKAEAYKGMPANSNSRQIDENGNLIRPKYLSNHTHYSPTDSDARVSVKPGKARQLNYFGQIAVDDAHHVITGACSDFADKRDSQCLEQIVELTEENLKENGIELQELLADGGYSSGEALAYLHEKNINAYIPNFGQYKSEREGFTYHKEENYYQCTKPEGKQAKLLFKGEKMDSKGYTKRTYRSSETDCKNCPLREQCCGKSTKFKKLDDSIHKEHYDRMHQKLTQNEKYAKKMVRVRSKTVEPVIGTLINFTNMKRVNTRGIKNANKHVLMASLTYNLKKYMRFTIKKPSILAQVLSLKQGKNFAFSKRAFSVYKNSILSYSNSRILNYN; from the coding sequence ATGCAAGGAAAGAAGAGTTTTACACCACAATTATTTGTTTCGGTCAATTTATTAGACCTAGTTCCAGAGGATAATTTTTATAGAAAAATGTTATCCGAACTCAATTTAGATTTCATTTATAAAGCAACTCAAAAGTATTATGGTAAGGAAGGACAAGAGAGTATAGATCCTGTTGTTTTCTTTAAGATATTATTGGTGGGATATTTAAACAATATCAATTCAGATAGACAGTTGATAGCTTTTTGTAGTGATAGCTTGTCGATAAGATTGTTTTTAGGTTATGATGTACATGAGCAGCTTCCTTGGCACAGTACCATTAGCCGAACTCGCGGTTTGTATGGCGAAGAAGTCTTTTTAAACTTGTTTAAAGAAGTCTTGAGAATGTGCGTTTCTAAAAATATGGTTCGTGGTAAACGACAAGCGGTGGACAGCGTTTTCATCAAAGCTAATGCTTCTATGGATAGCTTGGTAGAGAAAGAAGTTTTAGAAGACGCCAGTGCTTTTGTAAACGAACTAGAAGAAAACAGCGAATACAAAGTAACTACCACCCGCAAGAAACTCGTTGAACGCCACCATGATTGGAAAGCAGAAGCGTATAAAGGAATGCCAGCAAATAGCAATAGTAGACAGATAGATGAAAACGGCAATCTCATCCGTCCCAAATACCTATCTAATCACACCCATTATTCTCCCACAGATAGCGATGCTAGAGTGAGTGTAAAACCCGGCAAAGCGCGACAATTAAATTATTTTGGACAAATCGCAGTTGACGATGCGCACCATGTCATTACAGGAGCGTGTTCAGATTTTGCGGATAAACGCGACAGTCAGTGTTTAGAACAAATTGTAGAACTCACAGAAGAAAACCTAAAGGAAAACGGAATAGAATTACAAGAACTTTTAGCCGATGGTGGTTACAGCAGTGGCGAAGCATTGGCGTATTTGCACGAAAAAAACATCAACGCCTACATCCCTAACTTCGGACAATACAAATCAGAGCGAGAAGGTTTTACTTACCACAAAGAAGAAAACTATTATCAATGCACAAAACCCGAAGGTAAGCAAGCTAAACTGCTTTTCAAAGGCGAAAAAATGGATAGTAAAGGCTACACCAAACGAACGTACCGAAGCAGTGAAACAGATTGCAAAAACTGTCCACTAAGAGAACAATGCTGTGGCAAAAGCACCAAGTTTAAAAAGCTAGACGACAGCATCCACAAAGAACATTACGACCGTATGCATCAAAAACTCACCCAAAACGAGAAATATGCCAAGAAAATGGTTAGAGTGCGAAGCAAAACGGTAGAACCCGTCATTGGAACGTTGATCAACTTTACCAACATGAAACGAGTCAACACTCGAGGCATCAAAAACGCAAACAAACATGTACTGATGGCAAGTTTAACCTACAACTTGAAGAAATACATGCGTTTTACCATTAAAAAACCAAGTATTTTAGCCCAAGTTCTATCTCTAAAACAAGGGAAGAACTTTGCTTTTTCAAAACGCGCCTTTTCAGTCTATAAAAACTCGATTTTAAGCTATTCAAATTCTAGAATTTTGAACTACAACTAA
- a CDS encoding SEL1-like repeat protein, whose translation MKEIETVEDLNDLLIKKYKSEDDFLLIAQVYEEGLIDENNLEIKQNFEKAFEIYLEGSHYNYCKIRVADYLSEGIGCKKDINKSIELYNELIRENLSTAAFNLSTIYRDKGDYVKVVELLYKVFEIDSIFPIELAFHYLYGLGIKKDNLKAKEIFLSIINQVDKYSVYEIEQANYQLALLSLENNEIQNAKFLLSQNDNEISNDLLNIIGR comes from the coding sequence ATGAAAGAAATTGAAACCGTTGAAGATTTGAATGATTTATTAATCAAAAAGTATAAATCTGAAGATGATTTTTTATTAATAGCACAAGTTTATGAAGAAGGTTTAATAGATGAAAATAATTTAGAAATTAAACAAAATTTCGAAAAAGCTTTTGAGATTTATTTAGAAGGTTCACATTATAATTATTGTAAAATAAGAGTTGCTGATTATCTATCAGAAGGAATAGGATGTAAAAAAGACATTAACAAATCAATTGAACTTTACAACGAATTAATCAGAGAAAATTTAAGTACTGCTGCATTTAATTTATCCACTATTTATCGTGATAAAGGTGATTATGTAAAAGTCGTCGAATTACTTTATAAAGTTTTTGAAATTGATAGCATTTTTCCGATTGAATTAGCCTTTCATTATTTATACGGATTAGGAATAAAAAAAGACAACTTGAAAGCTAAGGAAATCTTTTTATCAATTATAAATCAAGTAGATAAATATTCCGTATACGAAATCGAACAAGCGAACTATCAATTAGCATTATTATCATTAGAAAACAATGAAATTCAAAATGCAAAATTTTTACTTTCCCAAAATGATAATGAAATATCTAATGATTTATTAAACATTATTGGAAGATAA
- a CDS encoding carboxypeptidase-like regulatory domain-containing protein — MKNRVIKVIIGIFLIFIIGLFIRPQKVIYEAKISGKVIDENGIPIKNAVVSRIEEKRWKNKKWGYEEHSEYKSQTTKTDDNGNFFLEQKSRIDWFHTPLDLPFAWCYADFEISNNGYETFKTKFDEYKSYKKDGCYACEKIEFKPKITLKKNYR, encoded by the coding sequence ATGAAAAACCGTGTCATAAAAGTAATTATAGGAATTTTTCTAATCTTTATTATTGGTCTTTTTATTCGACCTCAAAAAGTAATATATGAAGCAAAAATTTCTGGAAAAGTTATCGACGAAAATGGAATTCCAATAAAAAACGCTGTAGTTTCAAGAATTGAAGAAAAACGGTGGAAAAATAAAAAATGGGGTTACGAAGAACACTCTGAATATAAATCTCAAACTACAAAAACTGACGATAATGGAAACTTTTTTCTTGAACAAAAATCTCGAATAGACTGGTTTCATACACCACTTGATTTACCTTTTGCTTGGTGTTATGCAGATTTTGAAATTTCAAATAACGGTTATGAAACTTTCAAAACAAAATTTGATGAATACAAATCTTATAAAAAGGATGGTTGTTATGCGTGTGAAAAAATTGAATTCAAACCCAAAATAACTTTAAAAAAGAACTACAGATAA